TGTCGCCCAGCACCAGCAGCCGGCGGCCGCCCGGCCCCGGCGTCGTCGTCGCCAGCACCGCCAGCATGGCGCGGACCGCGACCGGGCTGGCGTTGTAGCTCTCGTCGACCAGCTCGATCTCGCCGCCGCCGAACGCCACCCGCCGGCGCGCGCCGCGGCCGGCGGGCGCGCTGACCGATTCCAGCGCCGCGGCCGCCGCCACCGGATCGGCGCCCAGCGCCGCGACCGCCGCCAGCACCGCCTGCGCGTTCATCGCCCAGTGGGCGCCGGGGGCGCCGACGCGATAGCGGAGTTCGCGGCCGTCCACCAGCGACCGAACGTCGCTACCGGCCGCGTCCAGCGCGCAATCCAGCAGCCGGAATTCGGCGTCGGCGTGGCGGCCGAAGCCCACCACCCGGGCGACGCCCTCGGCGCGGGCCCGCGCCGCCAGCGTCCCGAAGTGTGGATTGTCGCGCGGCAGCACGGCGGTGCCGCCGGCCATGCCGGCGAAGATCCGCGCCTTCTCCTCCGCGATCGCCGCCTCGGTGCCGAAATGCTCGAGATGGACGCCGGCGATGGTCGTGATCACCCCGACATGGGCCGCCGTCATGCGCGCCAGGGGCTCGATCTCGCCGGGATGATTGGTGCCGATCTCGCACACCGCGTAGCGCGTCGATGGCGGCAGCCGCGCCAACGTGAGCGGCACGCCGATATGGTTGTTGTGGCTGGCGTCGGCGCCGTGGGTGGGGGCCTGCGCCGACAGGACGTGTCGCAGCGCGTCCTTCGTGCTGGTCTTGCCGACGCTGCCGGTGACGGCGACGATCCGCGCCGTCGCGCGCGCGCGGGCCGCGCGGCCCAAACCGACCAGCGCCGCCAGCGTGTCGTCGGCGACCAGCAGCGGGCCGGTCGCGTCCAGAGCCTCGGCCTGCGACGCCGCGACCAGCGCGGCGGCGGCGCCGGCCGCGAAGGCGCGACCCACGAAGGCGTGGCCGTCCATGCTCTCGCCCCGGATCGCGACGAACAGGTCCCCCGGACGCAGCGTGCGCGAATCGATCGAGACCCCCGCCGCCTCCCAGCCGGCGGCGCCGACCGCGCGCGCGCCCGAGG
The genomic region above belongs to Rhodospirillales bacterium and contains:
- the murF gene encoding UDP-N-acetylmuramoyl-tripeptide--D-alanyl-D-alanine ligase, with amino-acid sequence MPPRPPLWTARDAIAASGARAVGAAGWEAAGVSIDSRTLRPGDLFVAIRGESMDGHAFVGRAFAAGAAAALVAASQAEALDATGPLLVADDTLAALVGLGRAARARATARIVAVTGSVGKTSTKDALRHVLSAQAPTHGADASHNNHIGVPLTLARLPPSTRYAVCEIGTNHPGEIEPLARMTAAHVGVITTIAGVHLEHFGTEAAIAEEKARIFAGMAGGTAVLPRDNPHFGTLAARARAEGVARVVGFGRHADAEFRLLDCALDAAGSDVRSLVDGRELRYRVGAPGAHWAMNAQAVLAAVAALGADPVAAAAALESVSAPAGRGARRRVAFGGGEIELVDESYNASPVAVRAMLAVLATTTPGPGGRRLLVLGDMLELGADAEALHVGLAPDIAAAGVDAVFTAGPNMAALSRALPAGLRAAHAPDSARIAQRVVEALRPGDVVAVKGSLGSRMKVVVDAILALGGTAPRATGRV